The Vidua macroura isolate BioBank_ID:100142 unplaced genomic scaffold, ASM2450914v1 whyUn_scaffold_222, whole genome shotgun sequence genome contains a region encoding:
- the LOC128802934 gene encoding tumor necrosis factor alpha-induced protein 2-like — protein MVPARGAPGGGGGHREGRCRCRRSRSRGCSRYRGGRRGRAGAAMAAMAPEPEVGGRGLAHKRSGRCGERRGVGPAHRAERTNQNAPPGHGDSWARPGEGAWPSAGGAARLAARWPMGRESAAEPGLTLPGRGGPSGAALPQETPGHASAASVPAASAASVTASAAGVTASTAGVPLAAAASATGATGARLPRPRRCQPAVRCHPAVCPVPSLCLSGATPLSPRPPVSPVPPPAMPLLRRPPGGAAEGGPEDGDPFAANPEGRRRRRATLGGLVGLGGQLGQLGGHLGQLGGQLGQLGGPFGRGRRPPRDPAGPRGRRRSEDSGVPRRPPEEAGGGKRGSLLRLALATWGQRGGTERASPVEGQAGDGADGAGARPESGGRDKDKDGDRDRDREPLSVLEILELIQRRELVAADAQIIALEAECALSPSRPPSPCPLPAPPSAGTPPPSPVPAGGRRARDVALLYRALLAQLWAVVGEAVAAGRAVAPLRAVVAVLEQEEAADARSPPGTHPGRPRGLRRRWHEAVARAASERLAQVAPAGGLGARLAALAARVVGDLGVVRSHVAPAYPPEYGALGVYARGYHRALAQQLRALAQRPLAVPDLYLLLDWHSNAYPREVLGHPEVGALLRAQELGPLLPPETQRDLESSCIAAVKAKVEVAVAQELQLSEDTWPEDVTSQDMEEGLATRVTGLRGHHGRVPTPAVAVSPQLLRAHVDRAPQVTPEFGREMAHSLLGVLVAFLHSFQRKVERFLEAPGELPPPDGAPGRAIALANCCPPFRAFAERLAQFGHPESEEPRRQAHAALDRVTRACGHLLTRRLFEDLKPHFGKLMKRKWLTSSDAFDAIVMLITGFAQTLRPLHPEPHQVLVSELHRRVLIEYVRPLLQGRLVCASAKARARVAARLGDEARQLRELFTRLDSASPWLDSVVPRLRELLVLEDTAALQMEVGALARDFPDVRRRHVAALLDARGLRAQGPRREILGVLQDLGGSEAEPGPPPPPRHRTFFSELPAPRPVRCLPFHLPRLRLPRRSPARTPP, from the exons ATGGTCCCGGcccggggggcaccggggggcggcggggggcaCCGGGAGGGGCGGTGCCGCTGCCGGCGGTCCCGTTCCCGGGGGTGCTCCCGTTACCGGGGGGGGCggaggggccgggccggggcggccATGGCGGCCATGGCGCCGGAACCGGAAGTTGGTGGGCGGGGCCTCGCCCATAAAAGGAGCGGTCGCTGCGGGGAGAGGAGGGGCGTTGGCCCCGCCCACCGCGCGGAGCGGACCAATCAGAACGCGCCGCCCGGGCATGGAGACAGCTGGGCGCGCCCCggggagggggcgtggccgagcgcgggcggcgcggcgcgaTTGGCTGCGCGCTGGCCAATGGGAAGGGAGAGCGCGG CGGAACCGGGGCTGACCCTGCCCGGCCGGGGAGGCCCCTCCGGGGCGGCGCTTCCTCAGGAAACCCCCGGCCACGCCAGCGCCGCCAGTGTCcccgccgccagcgccgccaGTGTCACCGCCAGCGCCGCCGGTGTCACCGCCAGCACCGCCGGTGTCcccctcgccgccgccgccagcgcCACCGGAGCCACCGGCGCCCGcctgccgcgtccccgccggtGCCAGCCCGCTGTCCGGTGCCATCCCGCTGTCTGTCCGGTGCCATCCCTCTGTCTGTCCGGTGccaccccgctgtccccgcgccCTCCGGTGTCCCCGGTGCCCCCCCCGGCGATGCCGCTGCTCCGGAGACccccgggcggggcggcggaGGGGGGCCCGGAGGACGGGGACCCCTTCGCCGCCAACCCCGAGGGTCGCCGCCGGCGCCGCGCCACCCTGGGCgggctggtggggctggggggccaGCTGGGCCAGCTCGGGGGCCACCTGGGCCAGCTCGGGGGCCAGCTGGGCCAGCTGGGGGGGCCCTTcgggcgcggccgccgccccccccGCGACCCCGCGGGGCCCCGCGGGCGCCGCCGCTCCGAGGACTCGGGGGTCCCGCGGAGACCCCCGGAGGAGGCGGGCGGGGGCAAGCGGGGGTCGCTGCTGCGGCTGGCCCTGGCGACGTGGGGACAGCGCGGCGGCACCGAGAGGGCGTCGCCGGTGGAGGGACAGGCGGGGGACGGCGCGGACGGAGCGGGAGCGCGGCCCGAGAGCGGCGGgagggacaaggacaaggacggggacagggacagggacagggagccgCTGTCGG TGCTGGAGATCCTGGAGCTGATCCAGCGGCGGGAGCTGGTGGCGGCGGACGCGCAGATCATCGCGCTGGAGGCCGAGTGCGCGCTGTCGCCGTCGCGCCCGCCGTCCCCGTGCCCCCTCCCCGCGCCCCCCTCCGCGGGGACCCCGCCGCCGTCGCCGGtgccggcgggcgggcggcgggcgcgggacGTGGCGCTGCTCTACCGGGCGCTGCTGGCGCAGCTCTGGGCCGTGGTGGGCGAGGCGGTGGCCGCGGGGCGAGCGGTGGCCCCGCTGCGCGCCGTGGTGgccgtgctggagcaggaggaggcggCGGACGCGCGGAGCCCGCCCGGGACCCAcccggggcggccgcgggggctGCGGCGCCGCTGGCACGAGGCGGTGGCCAGGGCGGCGAGCGAGCGGCTGGCGCAGGTGGCCCCGGCGGGCGGGCTGGGGGCCCGGCTGGCCGCGCTGGCCGCCAGGGTGGTGGGCGACCTGGGGGTCGTGCGGAGCCACGTGGCGCCCGCGTACCCCCCCGAGTACGGCGCGCTCGGGGTCTACGCCCGCGGCTACCACCGAGCGCTGGCCCAGCAGCTGCGGGcgctggcccagaggcccctGGCCGTGCCCGACCTGTACCTGCTGCTCGACTGGCACAGCAACGCCTACCCCAG GGAGGTTTTGGGGCACCCCGAGGTGGGGGCGCTGCTGCGGGCACAGGAGTTGGGGCCCCTGCTGCCCCCCGAGACCCAGCGCGACCTCGAGAGCTCCTGCATCGCCGCCGTCAAG GCCAAGGTGGAGGTGGCCGTGgcgcaggagctgcagctcagcgAGGACACGTGGCCCGAGGATGTCACCAGCCAGGACATGGAGGAGGGGCTGGCCACGCGCGTCACCGGG CTCAGGGGACACCACGGCCGTGTCCCCACACCCGCGGTGGCCgtgtccccacagctgctgcgGGCGCACGTGGACCGAGCCCCCCAGGTGACCCCCGAGTTCGGGCGGGAGATGGCCCACAGCCTGCTGGGCGTGCTGGTGGCCTTCCTGCACAG TTTCCAGCGGAAGGTGGAGCGGTTCCTGGAAGCCCCCGGCGAGCTCCCCCCGCCCGACGGCGCCCCCGGCCGCGCCATCGCCTTGGCCAACTGCTGCCCCCCCTTCAG GGCCTTCGCCGAGCGGCTGGCGCAGTTCGGGCACCCCGAGAGCGAGGAGCCGCGGCGCCAGGCCCACGCCGCGCTGGACCGGGTCACCCGCGCCTGCGGCCACCTCCTCACGCGGCGCCTCTTCGAGGACCTcaag ccccactttGGCAAGCTGATGAAGCGCAAGTGGCTGACGAGCTCGGACGCCTTCGACGCCATCGTGATGCTCATCACCGGCTTCGCGCAGACGCTGCGCCCGCTGCACCCCGAGCCCCACCAG GTGCTGGTCAGCGAGCTGCACCGCCGCGTGCTCATCGAGTACGTGCGGCCGCTGCTGCAGGGGCGCCTGGTCTGCGCCTCGGCCAAGGCGCGCGCCCGCGTGGCCGCCCGGCTGGGCGACGAGGCCCGGCAGCTCCGCGAGCTCTTCACGCGCCTG gaCTCGGCGTCGCCCTGGCTGGACTCGGTGGTGCCGCggctgcgggagctgctggtgctggaggacACGGCCGCGCTGCAGATGGAGGTCGGCGCCCTGGCCAGGGACTTCCCCGACGTCCG GCGGCGGCACGTGGCCGCGCTGCTGGACgcgcgggggctgcgggcgcAGGGCCCCCGGCGCGAGAtcctgggggtgctgcaggATCTGGGGGGGTCGGAGGCCgagccggggccgccccccccgccccggcacCGGACGTTCTTCTCGGAGCTGCCGGCGCCGCGCCCCGTGCGCTGCCTCCCGTTCCACCTGCCCCGGCTGCGCCTGCCGCGCCGCAGCCCCGCCAGGACCCCCCCGTga
- the LOC128802935 gene encoding proline-rich protein 36-like has translation MRLPRSRGCSEVSAPGPRRLAGVPAGSPSLLPLPAGGSVSPQRCPSLRGSFRGGSLGDPRPSGGVPARSPLPGEASRGVPVTPEVSVPHFTALVRRLRPTSIPRRGLFGPPRRLWRSLSSVPAVPGDFRQRLRPFGDVPVPPPHLEKVSVVSPVTLQVSVPDPGGGVPAASPSLGRRPSLALVAPVTPEVSQSPAEGPRARSRTPRRVPVPSPPPFWRSHRRVPVPTEGPCVISVPLEMSRVPPPPPAAPRGSTGHLLPLQVSLWPPPAPGVPVATSSSSRCPVATSSSSRCPCGHLLPLQVSLWPPPVPGVPAGSPPARRCHSCHLPVPPRGSLGPPGDPSRSPPPPRSRPSATCGDPPGAAPVPLQGRPTR, from the exons ATGAGGCTCCCGCGTTCCCGTGGCTGCTCGGAGGTGTCTGCTCCCGGTCCCCGCCGCCTCGCGGGGGTCCCTGCGGGATCTCCGTCCCTGCTCCCGCTGCCCGCAGGAGGTTCTGTGTCACCTCAGAGGTGTCCGTCCCTCCGGGGGTCGTTCCGCGGGGGGTCCCTCGGGGACCCCCGTCCCTCcggaggtgtccctgcccggtCCCCGCTGCCCGGAGAAGCCTCTCGcggtgtccctgtcaccccgGAGGTGTCGGTCCCTCATTTCACGGCGCTCGTCCGGCGTCTCCGCCCCACCTCCATCCCCCGGCGAGGTCTTTTTGGTCCTCCCCGTCGCCTTTGGAGGTCCCTGTCCTCCGTCCCCGCCGTCCCGGGGGACTTCAGGCAGCGCCTCCGTCCCTTTGGTGACGTCCCCGTGCCGCCCCCGCACCTGGAGAAGGTCTCCGTGGTGTCCCCCGTCACCTTGCAGGTGTCTGTCCCCGAtccgggggggggggtccctgccGCGTCTCCATCGCTTGGGAGAcgtcccagcctggccctggtggCACCTGTGACACCTGAGGTGTCCCAGTCCCCCGCCGAAGGTCCCCGCGCCCGATCCCGGACCCCCAGGAGGGTCCCGGTGCCATCTCCACCCCCGTTTTGGAGAAGCCACCGCCGCGTCCCCGTCCCCACAGAAGGTCCCTGTGTCATTTCTGTCCCCCTGGAGatgtcccgtgtccccccccccccccccgccgctcCGAGGGGCTCCACGGGCCACCTCCTCCCGCTCCAG gTGTCCCTGTGGCCACCTCCGGCTCCAG GTGTCCCTGtggccacctcctcctcctccaggtgTCCTGtggccacctcctcctcctccaggtgtccctgtggccacctcctccctctccaggTGTCCCTGTGGCCACCTCCGGTTCCAG GTGTCCCTGCGGGGTCTCCCCCCGCTCGGAGGTGCCACTCCTGTCACCTCCCCGTCCCCCCTCGGGGGTCCCTGGGGCCTCCAGGTGACCCCTCCAGGTCACCTCCCCCTCCTCGGAGCCGCCCCTCCGCCACCTGCGGGGACCCCCCAGGTGCCGCCCCCGTGCCCCTCCAGGGCCGCCCCACCAGGTGA
- the LOC128802937 gene encoding LOW QUALITY PROTEIN: protein FosB-like (The sequence of the model RefSeq protein was modified relative to this genomic sequence to represent the inferred CDS: inserted 1 base in 1 codon), producing the protein MFQGFPGDYDSGSRCSSSPSAESQYLSPLDSFGSPAAAGAAQECSALGDMPGSFVPTVTAITTSQDLQWLVQPTLISSVAPGAPMAQPPPLDPYDLPGXSYSTPGLGAFAGPPAPTPGRAPRARPRRSREETLTPEEEEKRRVRRERNKLAAAKCRNRRRELTDRLQAETDQLEEEKAELESEIAELRKEKERLEFVLVAHAPACKVPFEDIGAVGAGPAPEREPRVEPRTQRSSSSDQSSDSLNSPSLLAL; encoded by the exons ATGTTCCAGGGCTTCCCCGGGGACTACGACTCGGGGTCGCGCTGCAGCTCGTCGCCCTCGGCCGAGTCCCAGTACCTGTCGCCGCTCGACTCCTTCGggagccccgcggccgccggggccgcgcAG GAGTGCAGCGCCCTGGGGGACATGCCCGGCTCCTTCGTGCCCACGGTGACGGCCATCACCACCAGCCAGGACCTGCAGTGGCTGGTGCAGCCCACGCTCATCTCCTCGGTGGCCCCGGGGGCCCCCATGGCGCAGCCGCCCCCCCTGGACCCCTACGACCTGCCGG CCAGCTACTCGACCCCCGGGCTGGGCGCCTTCGCGGGACCCCCGGCGCCGACCCCCGGCCGggccccccgcgcccgcccccggCGCAGCCGCGAGGAGACG CTGAcgccggaggaggaggagaagcgCCGCGTGCGGCGGGAGAGGAACAAACTGGCGGCGGCCAAATGCCGCAACCGGCGCCGGGAGCTGACGGACCGGCTGCAGGCG GAGACGGaccagctggaggaggagaaggcgGAGCTGGAGTCCGAGATCGCGGAGCTGCGCAAGGAGAAGGAGCGCCTGGAATTCGTGCTGGTGGCCCACGCGCCCGCCTGCAAGGTCCCCTTCGAGGACATCGGCGCCGTGGGCGCCGGCCCCGCACCGGAG AGGGAGCCACGTGTGGAGCCTCGCACCCAgcggagcagcagcagcgaccAGTCCTCGGACTCCTTGAACTCTCCCTCGCTCCTCGCGTTGTGA
- the LOC128802938 gene encoding LOW QUALITY PROTEIN: basic proline-rich protein-like (The sequence of the model RefSeq protein was modified relative to this genomic sequence to represent the inferred CDS: inserted 1 base in 1 codon; deleted 1 base in 1 codon), with the protein MPVPSARFPVPGSQCQFPVPVRGSRFLVPVPGSQCRFPVPVPGSHARFPVPVRGSRFPSARIPALRCRFPVPFPVSVPAAIPGAGFPIPGSPVRSRPPPRPSPPPPPPPPPPPPPFVRGLGPRHGAAVMRGGAGPGAAGPSATGSPMRGPPPWGRSWASPTAKRLRPRPPPRRTPPRAAARTRRSPSCRRRSPPXEEEEDEDEDEERAAAWGDPRGPPRDPPRELTFSYIAFGGGGGAPQPEPGPRARRDPRRGRAPRLSSGGSPRGPDPRAVAGAPPKRPGEPPAPPEGTLADRGGGEAEETPGSPAAPAPLPPPPPGGAPRPPPPEPPPASAPPPPPSDQSASAAGADGQAWELLYWRAPERSALALLVALVALGCLSRFSAVSVGAHAALAVLAVTVPLRLRQLALRALSPPAPEPPARPPPSGPLSAEQQQRWARCLARHAVTATRTLTRLFLVHSVPESLKFAFLFYLLTYVGAVCNGLTLLGAGVVCAFTFPVLYRRHQAQIDQYTSLARSHLSHLRARLLAKLPSAKAKPQ; encoded by the exons CGGTTCCCGGCTCCCA TGCCCGGTTCCCGGTGCCGGTTCGCGGTTCCCGGTTTCCCAGTGCCCGGATCCCGGCTCTCCGCTGCCGGTTCCCGGTGCCATTCCCGGTGTCGGTTCCCGCTGCCATTCCCGGTGCCGGTTTCCCCATTCCCGGCTCCCCGGTGCGgtcccgccccccgccccgcccctctcctccgccgccgccgccgccgccgccgccgccgccgccctttGTCCGTGGCCTCGGGCCCCGCCATGGCGCCGCGGTGatgcgcggcggggccggcccgggggcggcggggccgagcGCGACCGGGAGCCCCATGCGGGGGCCGCCGCCATGGGGCAGGTCCTGGGCTTCGCCCACTGCA AAGAGGCTCCGTCCACGGCCTCCACCACGCCGGACTCCACCGAGG GCGGCAGCGAGGACTCGGCGTTCCCCGAGCTGCCGGCGCCGGAGCCccc aggaggaggaggaggatgaggatgaggacgAAGAGCGGGCGGCGGCCTGGGGggacccccggggacccccccgggaccccccccgggaGCTCACCTTCTCCTACATCGCTTtcgggggcgggggcggcgcccCCCAGCCCGAGCCggggccccgcgcccgccgcgacccccgccggggccgcgcccCCCGCCTGAGCTCGGGGGGCTCCCCCCGGGGGCCGGACCCCCGAGCGGTCGCC GGGGCCCCCCCGAAACGTCCCGGGgagcccccggccccccccgaGGGGACCCTGGCGGACCGGGGAGGGGGCGAGGCTGAGGAGACCCCCGGGAGCCCGG CAGCCCCCGCGCCCCTCCCTCCcccgccgccagggggcgccccgcgcccgccccccccggagccccctccggcctcggccccgcccccgccgccctcgGACCAATCAGCGAGCGCGGCGGGCGCTGACGGACAGG CGTGGGAGCTGCTGTACTGGCGGGCGCCCGAGCGCTCGGCGCTGGCCttactggtggcactggtggcccTGGGGTGCCTGTCCCGCTTCAGCGCCGTCTCGGTGGGCGCCCACGCCGCGCTGGCCGTGCTGGCCGTCACCGTCCCCCTGCGGCTGCGCCAGCTGGCCCTGAGGGCGCTGAGCCCCCCggcccccgagccccccgcgcG gccgCCGCCCTCGGGGCCGCTCAGCgcggagcagcagcagcgctggGCGCGGTGCCTGGCGCGGCACGCGGTGACGGCCACCCGCACCCTCACCCGCCTCTTCCTCGTCCACAGCGTCCCCGAGTCCCTCAAG TTCGCCTTCCTGTTCTACCTGCTGACCTACGTGGGGGCCGTGTGCAACGGGCTGACGCTGCTGGGAGCGG GTGTCGTCTGCGCCTTCACCTTCCCCGTGCTCTACCGGCGCCACCAG GCCCAGATTGACCAGTACACGAGCCTGGCCAGGAGCCACCTGAGCCACCTGCGAGCCAG GCTCCTGGCCAAGCTCCCCAGTGCCAAAGCCAAGCCGCAGTGa
- the LOC128802933 gene encoding basic salivary proline-rich protein 1-like, producing the protein MAAAVAARRKHGTPDVVTSPPGNAVTGATRAVFTGTGRGHGERGGETPGSPAGPPGTDRDPRDTGNRAGTPESPAGPPGTDRDPREPGWNPENPAGPPGTGPGPPRTREGDREPQERTRIPGNGAGTPGTPATGLEPPRARQDPRERGRDPQEHGNGTGTPESPVGPREWGWEHPENGPGPPGTGPGPPRTREGDRDTLRTDRDPRDTGNRAGTPESPAGPPGTGPGPPRTREGDRDTLRTDWDPREWTGPPGTGQGPPRTRRDPGHREWGWNTLRTDRDPRERAGTPENGLGPPGYREPGQGSPRARPGPPGPRERDREPPRTDRDPRDPRDTGNGTQGHRRDRDTGTPGPPGSPDGTPGTRRDCRHRGHRRGGGARANE; encoded by the coding sequence ATGGCCGCGGCCGTTGCCGCGCGACGTAAACACGGGACGCCGGACGTGGTGACGTCACCGCCGGGGAACGCCGTAACCGGGGCGACCCGCGCAGTGTTTACCGGGACGGGACGGGGACACGGCGAGAGGGGCGGGGAAACCCCCGGGAGCcccgcgggacccccgggaacggaccgggacccccgggacacCGGGAACCGGGCTGGAACCCCCGAGAGCCCGGCGGGACCCCCGGGAACGGACCGGGACCCCCGGGAACCGGGCTGGAACCCCGAGAACCCGGCGGGACCCCCGGGAACGGGGCCGGGACCCCCGAGAACACGGGAAGGGGACCGGGAACCCCAGGAACGGACCAGGATCCCCGGGAACGgggccgggacccccgggacacCGGCAACTGGGCTGGAACCCCCGAGAGCCCGGCAGGACCCCCGGGAACGGGGCCGGGACCCCCAAGAACACGGGAACGGGACTGGGACCCCCGAGAGCCCGGTGGGACCccgggaatggggctgggaacaTCCTGAGAACGGACCGGGACCCCCGGGAACGGGGCCGGGACCCCCGAGAACACGGGAAGGGGACCGGGACACCCTGAGAACGGACCGGGATCCCCGGGACACCGGGAACCGGGCTGGAACCCCCGAGAGCCCGGCGGGACCCCCGGGAACGGGGCCGGGACCCCCGAGAACACGGGAAGGGGACCGGGACACCCTGAGAACGGACTGGGACCCCCGAGAATGGACCGGACCCCCGGGAACGGGGCAGGGACCCCCGAGAACCCGGCGGGACCCGGGACACCGGGAATGGGGCTGGAACACCCTGAGAACGGACCGGGACCCCCGGGAACGGGCAGGGACCCCCGAGAACGGACTAGGACCCCCAGGATACCGGGAGCCGGGGCAGGGATCCCCGAGAGCCCGGCCGGGACCTCCGGGACCCCGGGAACGGGACCGGGAGCCCCCGAGAACCgaccgggacccccgggacccccgggacacCGGGAACGGGACTCAGGGGCACCGCAGGgaccgggacaccgggacaccgggacccccgggcAGCCCGGACGGGACTCCCGGGACACGCCGGGACTGCCGCCACCGGGGACACCGGCGGGGGGGCGGGGCCCGCGCGAATGAATGA